The region CATTTGTTGTATTTTCTATTATTTATTTAAATGGTTATTAATTCTTGAAAAATATTTGATTTCTTTAAAGGTTTAACCCTAGTACACAATTCTCAATATAAGACCCATTAAGTTATGTGTTACTCTTAGAAGATGAAAGCTATTTGAGCCATGGTTTTCACACAGATATTTACGCTAAACATTGGTGAATGTATTTATATGATAAAAAAAAACTATTTATAGCagaagatttttaaaaaatataaaaaactATGTTATAACACAAATATCAATATGTgttattaattaattttattattttattatccatgaaaaaattatattattaatcATTAATTTTACTTATAATTCATTAATTACTTTAACTACTTTATTAACCAATAAAATATATAGCATTAATCATTCTTAAATATTAAATTATAAACTGTATTAACTAACTTTTTAATATGCATCAACCAACTTTTTTTTTTGTGGTTACCTTTTTTTTTCTACTTAAGACTACTTTTTATTCTAGGCACTCATTACCAAATTATGAACTGCATTAACCAATTATTACACCTCATTATCAATTTTATTTGACTACTTAAGACTATTCTTTTTTTGTCGGGCCATATATTAACCAAATTATCAAATATATTAACAATCTTATACGCATTATTAAAAAAAGTTGATTTAACAcataaaattttattttttttatgtcAGGACACTTAATAACCAAAATATGAACTATATAACCAAATTTATACACACAATTAACCAACTTTTATTTACCACTAAAGACTACTTTTTAATGTCAGAATAcatgttatatatatatatatatatatatatatatatatatatatatatatatatatatatagatagatagagaAATATATATAAGTCACAATTAAGAAAGTCATTATTTACCGTATTTGTGAACAGTGACATACGATATAAGTGTAAGATTTTGCGTTTGGATAACATTACTCTTTTTAGAGCCACAACAACTCAAAAGAATAAAGAGATTATAAATATACGTAGAGCTCATGATGTTTAGTGATGAAGTTCGATTAATTATATCTATGTTTTCGTATACAAAGTGGCTGCACTTATTTTGTATTATTAGTGAAAGAATATGGTTTATAATATACAACCTGTGCTACTTTTGAATATTATTGTGACAGGTTTCGCCACCCACTTTCCACGGTCAACCTTTCACGATGGTTGATTCCGTACAGATATTAGTTGTATAATTAGAAATTTAGACACTTCGAATTATTATATGTCTATACGTAAGTAATTATACGATCTTTTAAAACCTCACACTAATGTGCTTTGTTCAATCACACCATATCACATTATTTGTCAAACAAATGACATTTTAACTGTCacaatgcaattgaatttcacCTTGCCCAACACCTAATTATTTCACTAATATTGTAAGCAACAAAGACTATTTAGTAGATACTACCATGTATTCTTCTTCATATATAGAAAGGTGTTTGTTGAATTGATTTCCAACAAATAGGTTCTTCAACCAGAGTAAAGAAATATCTCATTGTAGACCTTCTATCATTTATATTATCGACAAAGTATAAATTAACATATCTTACAACTGAATGATCACACAATTCACTATCAAATATAATTCCATGACCTATTGTAACCTTCAAGTATATGAAAATCCACTTGTATACTCCTTAATGATTCACATGGTTTGAACAAGAACTTGTACACCTAACTTACAACTTGTGTTAAATTTGGTACAATACAAAGCATAACATATATTAAACAACCATTATCATTAACATATCAAAACCTTGACATATACTCAGTATCCGCATCTATCATTGGACATTGACCCAATGAGATGTAATGCAAATTTTGAATGGATTATTTTATAAGTATGATTTTAATCCTTTTTATTGTTTAATTTTATCGTCGAATTTACTACTTTTACTTACTCCCATTACTTTTTTATTGTCACTTTGTTGTTTTCTTTTCATTTCAGGAGTATGTAGAGGAATGGAGACTCAAGGTCTATATTAAAGATATTTAGGCCAAGCATGGGAGATGTCTTAACGTTCCATAGAAATTGAGGAAGAAAGATGCAGAAAATTCAAATAAATGCATAAAGGAATTGGATATTATGACCAACATGTAATGGGAATTATGGTCGTAATGGCCCCAGACCTCTCAACTTCCCAAAAAAAGATTGCACAAAGATCACCATGCAATGAATTTTAACAAAACAAGAATTACACATGCTCTAACATATCCTTAGGCAACTTTATGCGAGGCAAACACGTAATACAAACATTGTAAGGACACACAGAATTGACTTTTTCTTCAAACTCATGTAAGAGAATACATATatatttcaaaataaaagatattGGGTAAAAAGAGAGTGTACCTTTGTATTTGAATTGATGGTTTTTTTTTTAAGAATCAAATGTCACAATCATCTAGAAATCCAAGTTCCCTTCGAATTTTGTAAAACGGTTCTCATGCCAAAGGTTTTGTGAAGATGTCGGTGATTTGATTATGAGTATCCATAAATGTGACTTTGACACCTCCTTGAAGCACGTGATCATGAAGAAAGTGATGCCGAATGTTAATATGTTTGGTTCTTAAGTGCATGACCGCattctttgtaatgtttatcgcacttgtgttgtcacaGTGAAGAGGAATGCATCCAAGATCGAGTTCGTAGTCACaaagttgttgcttaagccaaGGTATTTAAGCACAACAGCTACCTGCTGCTATGTATTCCGCTTCGGCAATGCTAAGAGCAACACATGCTTGTTTCTTTGAAGCCCATGATACTAATGCATTTCCAAGAATGTGACAGGTACCACTAGTGCTTTTTCGATATGTTTTACTTCTTGTATAATCAGCATCAGAATAACCAACTAAATTGAAAatactacctttaggataccatagACCGACACTTGTTGTTactttgagatacttcatgatccTTTTAACAGCGCTGAGATGCGATTCCTTTGGATTGACTTGAAAACACGCACAAAGACATACACTGAACATTATATCAGGACGGTTTGTCGTCAAATATAGTAAGaaaccaatcatacctcgatactttgTGATGTCAATCGAAACACCTGATTTATCTTGATCAACATAAGATCCGGATCCCATTGGAGTAGACATTACCTTGCAGCTATCCATGTCAAATCTTTTCAGCAACTCCTTGCAgtactttgattggttgatgaagatCCCATCCTTCAGTTGCTTAATTTGgagtccaagaaaatagttcatcttacccatcacggacatctcgaattctccttgtatcatcaatgaaaattcttcacacatCTCTTTGTTTGTTGAGTCGAATATGATTTCGTCAACGTAGACTTGA is a window of Lathyrus oleraceus cultivar Zhongwan6 chromosome 6, CAAS_Psat_ZW6_1.0, whole genome shotgun sequence DNA encoding:
- the LOC127093929 gene encoding uncharacterized mitochondrial protein AtMg00810-like, with the translated sequence MNYFLGLQIKQLKDGIFINQSKYCKELLKRFDMDSCKVMSTPMGSGSYVDQDKSGVSIDITKYRGMIGFLLYLTTNRPDIMFSVCLCACFQVNPKESHLSAVKRIMKYLKVTTSVGLWYPKGSIFNLVGYSDADYTRSKTYRKSTSGTCHILGNALVSWASKKQACVALSIAEAEYIAAGSCCA